The Seriola aureovittata isolate HTS-2021-v1 ecotype China chromosome 8, ASM2101889v1, whole genome shotgun sequence genome contains the following window.
gatattgtattttatgagtCATGAGTCTGCTTTGTAAACCAGTCTTTCTAACCCAGATCTGTTTTTTCTTGATCGCTCCCAGATGACTCAGGTTCATAGACCTCACATTAACCATGGGCCTCAACCAGGACAATGTTTTCACCTGTATGAAACCGGTCGTTTCAGCTTTGGTTCACATTTATGCCATGTGCACatagacacaaagagagagagagagagagagagagactagtAGATATACAGCAGGTGGTTTGACATTGAACTGCTGTGTATTTGTTCACCACAACTTCCCACAACTGTAGACAGAAGCGTGGCGAGCTACATGGGGcgtgttttattattttagataCAATTACTATTTcgttgttaaaaaaatatactgtgTTAGAAAATGCCAGGGGACAGATACTAACATTAATAAactcctccgtctctctgcaTGACTGCCTTGAGAACAACAAACGAAACCACAAGCAGCAGCTACTCTCTGACAGATGCAGGTTGTGGTGGGCCATTTCTCCACCCTCTGACCAGCCACTGAAGCTGTTTACTCAGAACAGACCTGCCTATGAGCTTCAACAGGATATGAAGCGATGGAAGAGCTACATAAGCTTCTGCAGGCTAATTTTAGTTGAACAGTTGTTTTAGTTGTAGTTAGTTAGTTTGTGTCCATCCCTCCTGTACCTTTTCACTACTCCCGTTAGTCGCTgtgtaattattaattatcagAACAATAATAAAGCATACTGTGGTTGTATTCAATTGgcctttttaaaaacttgaaaacagcGGTACAAGCCCAGCTTCCTGGGGCTAAAATagagaatgagagaggaagaaaagctTCTTTGTATTCACACCTTAGTTTGAAACCACAGCCACAACAATTCTTAAGTTTCCATGCATCATTTGTTTGTCAGTGGtgactgtgaatgtgtttatttgtgtctatttgtgtgtcagatgcagcagcagtgtggacacaaagaaaaagtagaaaGTTCAAGACAGAAATCAAGAGTTTATGAAagtatttacttttgttttgaattagTTTTCTTGTGTCAATCCTCCTGTATATGTAACAGTATATATGTAGTATGTGTACAGGGGCTGGATACACCATTGTTTCAGGGGATCATTTATTTAACTGTCTGGTAATTTTCTATGTGTCAAAACTCCAGCTACACATGTTGTATTAACAACAACCAACATTTTTAGTCTTGTGGTCAACAGCATGTTGACCTCGACGACGGCCACAAACCAAATCGTGAAGATCTGACAAATATTGCTGTATTTTTAACCCTGtaggttgtctgtctgtttaactgttttctgtctccctACACTTTGCAAGTAGCTTGGGTTGTACTGGACACCTCCACTCTACGTCGGTCATTGTTTGATGCCAGAGTCtgtggtgttgtactggactgtgTCTGTCACTGTTACTGAGAgtctttccaccactgaacaTGGCATCGGCCAGGACTTCTTTCTGTTGACCACCTTGGTATTTTTGTTACATTACTGCAAGGGAAAAACCTCagacactttttacacctcTAGGTGAGCGTGTGTCTGTAAAACTGTGAGCGTGTTGCTCTGCTACTGCCTTTCAGCAGCGCCCTGAAAAGAAGTGAAGTGAGTTTAGAGGATGGATGGTGTGACCACAACCACCTCCCtagctctgtgtgctgtgctCTTCCTGCGTAAGTGACTGACATGAAGAGTGGGAGGGTCATCACTGATGATGTGGAGCTTCTGAATTGGTTGGCTTGCACAATGTTTAAGATGGCTCCTCTGTCGTTGTGTGTGGCAGAGGAAAATGGCTGCTCAACCAAGTGGTAACAACAACAACGCTTTTGATTTGGGGCCACAGGCTcttatactgtatttactgaCATATTACACATACACCATTTATAATTAAAGGCTTTTTGGGTTCAGTACTTGTCCtcaaatcacacaaaaatgGTTGTATTGTAAATCATATGTTTGTCATTTGATTTTGATGGCAGTGATATAATCAGAGCATATAATACTGTTTTGATTCAACACGTGTCACACGTGTCTCCCAACAGAAATAgactgagaaaaaaatctgttgataTTCATATTCACATCATAGCAGTATCATCTCATAAAATTGACACCATCAACTATATTTCTTTGAATATGACAgattataaatatatgtttttttaccatttttagcAGCTgtatgtggagacagtgacacTTTAGTGACATTTcctatcaaaaataaatcagaaattaattaaaaatgacgagaaatccaacattccagtaaactgcaaactctatgtagagagagagagagctgcattAGCAGCAACGCAGCAGAGACGCAGCCGGTATGAAAACACATGCGTGCTTCTCCGCAGCAGGTCAGCGACGGCAGCTGCCACGCTCAAGCAGCAACGCATGCATAGTTCCCAGTGTAAGAACTACTGCAGTGTGTTATTCATGTAGCATGATGAAAAGCTTCCCATTAACTGTAAAGACCCTGAACACCCATTCGAGAGTTCTCAACAACACGGGCTGAACGGACCTCTAGTGAGGTGGAGGCTGGGTGGAGCTGTAAAGGGAATGACATGGTGTCATCAAATTCGATGCACTTCTAAGAATGATAACAGTGTATGTTGTAACACActaaacagacacagaggtcTAATTAAACAACATCAGTAAAAACACCTGTAGACTTTAGGTGTGCAGAGGCTTTAATCATAGTTCATTCACCATCACAATATTTTTCTTACCTTAATCGTCCTGGAAAAAAAGTGGCATTGAACTGAAATCATCATCACTGAACTAGAGGTTTTGTTTGGCAACAAGTCTCTaagcttcttttgtttttgttgttttctgtgtttggtcGGCTTAATGGATCAAACTTAGAGCAAACAATGACATAAGTAAATCATGTTGACATGTGACAGGAACAATACCCATGCGTCAATCATATTTTAGCATTTCTGGACACCTGGCTGCAACAATAAATATGGTAGTACAACAGTGAGGTGAATGACACACTACAACACAAAAGTGTGCATTACTGTGTCATATTGTTTCTTCTGTGCCCCTTCGTGTAAAGGGAAATTCTCTAATACATgacccccactgctgaaaattaCACGTGGATGGTGATATTTGACCATGTTAGTGAGTATTTGGCGAAAAGCCCATTAattaatgtggaaatataaaggAAAATGTTGTGAAGAATATTGTTTTGGATTACTGCAGTTCACATCAAATCATCTGTTGAGTTGTCTCCCAGTGTCAGATATAGAAACCCaccatgaaacatgaaacaaaagctcgttgttggtgttgtttcatgtgtttAGGCTGGAAAGATGGTCGAAATGATTTCCGCTGTGGTGGTATACTAAACAACAACCTAACGAGAGGCCAATCAGATTGCTCTCACATTGTCCCCTCCCACTTCAAATGACTACATTAGGGCAAATCATCTTAATAAAGGGTTTAGATTAACTCCGGGTTTAAGTGGATTAACAGGAAAATGCTGATCATATTCCATCTACTGCTGTTACTCAGAGCGGGACGTAAGTATATAAAGTCAGCTTTTTTCCATATTCTGGAATATGTGTTTTGAGCTTATAATCATCTTCTTGCATCAGTTTAGCACTGGGCATTAAAGGATATATATCTGTTATTAATCACTTCTCTATCTACTTGTATTTTTAGGATCCATCGATGATCAGATCTTTGAGTCAAAGACTGTTGGGGTTGGAGATGATGTGAAGCTGACGTGTATCCGCCAGACATCTGATTACGACATCAGCTTATTTTGGATCAGGCTTGTTTCTGGGAAGTTCCCTGAAATCTTGGGAGGAACATTTGCATTTGATTATGATGGTGTTAATGAGACTCCTCGCATTACAGCAAAACAGGAGCCTGGAACTTTTATTCTGTATATTAGTGAAGCAGAGCTAAGTGATACTGGAGTTTACTACTGCATGACAGTACAACAGATTGACATGAAATTTGTAACAGGAACATATCTGAGAATTAAAGGTAAATACAGTTTGCAAAAATttcacattcattaaaaaatgtccaccacaacaccacaatttggaacagcattttaattttcctACATGTTCATACAAAGATACATATTTCTGTAATCTATGGGCAAGtctttaaattaatatttttaaattgttttcctttcattttattaagcaaagcatgtttatttttgtgtttgtatttcccAGGACCAGAACCTAATATCACTATGGTCATTCAAGTCCCTCCATCCAATCCAGTCCGTCCAGGAGATTCAGTGGCTGTCCAGTGTTCAGTCCTCTCTGACTCTGAGAAGACAACATGTCCAGGAGACCACAGTGTGTACTGGTTCAGAGCCGGAGCAGATGAATCTCATCCCAGTTTAATTTATGCGCATGGAAGCAGTGGTGATCAATGTGAAAAGAGTCCTGAGGCTCAGTCGACACAGAAATGTGTCTACAACTTCTCAAAGATCGTCAGCTCCTCTGATGCTGGGACTCATTACTGTGCTGTGGCCACGTGTGGAGAGATATTATTTGGAAATGGAATGAAACTGGACATTGAAGGTAATTGCAGAGCATTTTAATATAATTGTGAAATTtgcatatttgtatatttaattttttaatctgGAATCCATTAAGATCATGTATCATAAAATAGTTGCTTCTATTGAATTTTCACATCATCAAATCACAATTAACCTTCATTAGTTGCTCCTTATATCATTACAGAATTCAACATGTGGGATTTGCAGAAGGCCAGTACAGCTCTGTTATGTGCTACTTTGGCTATAAGTCTGATTGTTATTGCCTTCCTGATTTATATCATCAAGAAGAAAACTTGTGATTGTTACAAAGGTAATAGTTTCTTATCAAACTGGATTTTGCAAAAGACAACTTCACTTGATTTACATTACTCCTTTGTgtaaatcttaaatcttaaatctaCAGCTGCAGATGCTGCAACAGGCAGTGGTTACCAGCGAAGTCAGCAGGTAAGGTCTATAAAGAAAAGATGTAGCTGAACTTATTAGCATATTTTCTCCTTGTATATGTTAATGCTATAAAATATTTCTGCCTTATAACCTTCTTAATGATATATGTTTTCAGAGAGATGAAGCCTCATTGGTTTATTCTGCTGCAACCTTCACCAAGAGGAAAGCTGgcaaagcagagagaaggaaagaaaaaacggCCGAGGGAGAGACAGTCTACACTGACGTCAGGACTTTTGTGACAGATTAACAATCCAGTCAGTTGTCTTGcttattaaaggagctatttgtaagttttgctattgctacatagccagcgttagtattaacagctgtttacttgctaGTCTTCTggagagcttcagccattgttgcgcTTACAACacaagaagttataatacgtcctctgagcagtgctacttcttcagggcagactggacgctacagggactcagtatcagaaagtgacgagacggtcTGACCACACCatggctagctagttagcatgctaacttcagtagttttaagccacatttttaagatttttttacaccttggttGTTTTCATCTATGTAGTTTAACCAGAtaaaggattttagtcatcggtCATCTGTTTGGCAGCTCAGATCCCAGCCCCTCCGACACGTCCTGTGTCCGCCAAGGAGCGTCGGTGAATTagtgatttttaatgtgaaactgctttattcgtTGTTTCTAACAGTTTAAATTCCCTGGCCCGTTTGTTATGGAGGAGGACGCCTCTGCGGATAATTCGGCTCCTAGTAAAAACCTCCTGAccaactgacactgaaggaatcctaaGTGGGAGAAGCTtataatggtggtgaagactacaactcccatgatcccacgctatttcacaTCACTGTGGCCTCTTTGTACCTTATTTACAAGAAACATATTAAACAATCTTTCTAATGCCAAACTGTTTCTGCTGGCAGGATCTGttactattatatatatatatatatatatgctatttattgaaataacaatataaagaaaatcaacaatttttcttttctcatgtttCATAGTTTCTGCTGTACGAATGAAAAAtgcaagtttgtttgtttttccacacaaaAGACACAGATCTCCCCTGCAGCTGTGAACTCAAGAGCATGATAGACTTTTACATATCGTGGGTGTGACTAACATGTTAccagtttttctttatcttcttttctcttctattTCCCTGACTAAAGACTGTCCATCTTGTGTTTTACTTCCTAAATAAATCTTGGTTGTCTCATTCAGACTGTTACATAGTCTTGTTTGTTCATCATTCCCAAATGAATCAGGTCATAACTTCATAATTAAGCTATAAATAACGTCATAATTTGTCATtgcagggaaagagagaacTACTAACATTAACcatggaggtgagagagagagagagagagagagagagagactaacaAAAAGACATAGGGACCATTGTTTGTTTTAGATACAgctcatcttttattttgtcttctgtttctctGGTCTCACATCAccatgtgaaaatattcaaaagtgAAACCACATGCAGCAGCtacacgcacagacacaggtTGTGGTGGGCCATTTCTCCACCCTCTGACCAGTTTACTCAGAACAGACCTGACTATGAGCTTCAACAGGATATGAAGTGAGGTGCTACATATGAGCTACATAAGCTTCAGCAGGCTAATTTTAGTTGAACAGACTCTAACggttgttttagttttacttgCTTGTTAGTGTGCTCATTCAAAATACAAGTGTGTCTgtcttgtatttgtttaaagATGCAACAACAGGCATCTACAATTATATACATCTCTGATCTTAAAATATTcaatcatattattattttgtgtttttttttcttttttatgcaaATGTATTGATACGTTTACCGTTTATTTAAACATGCTGCCAGTCCATCTATCACCATGTAATGCACACAGTACAAACTGCTACTCTTGCCAAAAGAGACAGGGACAAGTGAATGATCAgcacctcccccctcccacaGGAGCTACCAGTGAAAAGCATCAAACCGCGGAAAAGTGCGATTAAAAATTATCATGACATAGTATGACTGAGCAGGTCATGCTAATCAGAACAATAGTACAATATACTGTGGTGGTATTCAACTGgcctttttaaaaacttgaaaacagcGGTACAAGTCCAGCTTCCTGGGGCAGTGTGAAAGAGGAAGAACAGCCCCTTTGTATTCACACCTTATTTTGAAACCACAGCCACAACAATGATTAAGTTTCCATGCATCATTTGTTTGTCAGTGGTGACTGTGAATATGCTTGTTTGAGGGTTTGAAGGTggcttctctgtctttctctattACTGTACTCACTATAAATACTAAAAGTGTGAACCGCCTAAGCCCTGACAAAAAGTGTGAATTTGATTTTACAgcctgcaactttactgttttagttcactctcactgctctcatcagagTTGACACTATGTTCACCAATTagttataattataataattaataaactaaCTGTATGCTACCTGTCCAGCACAAAACAGCAGACTGATGAAAGTGAGCGACTAGCTGTTGAACACAGTGGatcatttagcagctaaagagctgTTTTTGTAGgaagctggtggagaccaaaaatcTGAGTTAAAGTAAGAGCAAATACTGGATGTTGGACTTCCATATGCCAGGTCACCAAATGCTAACGCTACTCCATATCTGATGTAACTGTTGGCTAACACATTGGTGGTAACATTAAGAGAGTGTAacttgtcagtgttgtttcGCCCCATGAAATTAGTTAATGCAGATTTAACTGAGAATTACAGATTTCAATTCTTTTGTGAAACATAGGCCTTTACTtctacacatactgtacatattacATTACAATAGATTTGGTTTTAAAGGCTATTGGTATCAAGCCCCCTCTGAAAAGATCTACCTGATGATAAAAGAGTTCATTGTAAACCTTATCTTCTGTCTGTAGAGTCAGTTATACCAAAATATGGCAGTGATGAGAATGAGTGAGCAGATTTTATACAATTTGTAAGTGTTAGAGCCATGATTTAGCACTGCTCTGAACTGAAGCACTGAACATACAACCCAATGCCCAGTACCATGGCAGGAAGTAGTGCACCAGTCAACTGGCATgctaaaatgttcaactttcaTCACTTTCAGTTAATTTGCCATTACCATAATCATCCCCTAACCATAACCAAGTAGTTTAAATTACCTTACCTTAAGCTTAAGGGAGAGATAAataaccaataaataaataaagagcaCATTGAGCATTTGAATCACTGAATCACTGCATCACTGAACATAATCTTGGGTTTGTAGAATCACTCAGCAACAAAGTTATGACAATACCACACCCCATGAATCACAAAAAACTCAGCAACTCAGCACCTGCTGTCTATTTTAGGGCTTTTAGAAACTAGGTTACGTACCCCACATAGTACAGTGAATGATCACAAAACGAAAACCTGCTACATTTCCTCCCATTTGTGTTCAGGAAAATGACACCACTCGACTTCTCGACTACTCATGACAAAAGGATCTAATTATATACCACTTGCagatatttgtttgtgttctcaACAGCTTTGAAGACATGTTGAAATTTGGTATCTGACTGAGCAGCAAAAGAAATACATCCAAACATTTGAGATTTAGTTCGCATCAAGATCAAATGACATCAGAGCCATGAGGTAAGgataacttctttttttattcattttgccaGCAGAGATATTGTAAACTGATCTCTTGTGTTTACTGTTATAGTTTCAGTTACAGAAACCCACCAtgacacatgaaacaaaacGATGATTGATGGTGTTTCATGTGTTTAGACTGGAAAGATGGTTGAAATTATTTCCTCTGAGGTAAAACTGTTAAACGCACTCATAACGAGAAGCCAATCAGATTGCTCTGAAATTGTTTCCTCCCACTTGATATGATTATATGAGGATGAGTCACCGTATTATATGGTCTAATTTTCAGCAGTCTCAAGTGGAATAACCCTAAAATGTTGATCATATTGTATTTACTGCTGATGCTCAAAGTGGGGCGTAAGTATATGTAGATTTTCTCTGAATTTGAAGTATCGTCATCCTTTTACACTAATATATAAAATGGATTATATGATTCTtcactgctgtttgtcttttcaggATGCACAGACGAGCAGATCGTTGGGTCAAAGACTGTTCATGTTGGAGATAATGTGACCCTCACATGTGCTCGCAAGGGTTCAGGAAGCTTGTTTTGGATCAGGACTGTTTCTGGAAAGGTTCCTCAAGTGTTAGGAAAAACATATAGCTTGGAGTCTGTTGATCCTCGAATTGAAGCCACTGAAGAGCGTGAAACATTTGTATTGTCTATTAAAAAAGCAAAGCTAAGTGATACAGCAGTTTACTACTGTATGAAAATACATCAAcagaaattaatatttttaaatggaaCAGACCTGAGAGTTGaaggtaaacacagcaaaatgAAGCAACTGATTTTTCAGATTCCTTAAAAATGGCTTTGTTTTCAATAATTAtggtgaaatgtgttttttgaataatatatatttttcgGTATCCCAGGAACAGAACCTGATGTCACTACAGTCCCTACACCTGATCCAGTCCATACAGAagcctctgtgtctctgcagtgttCAACCCTCTCTGACTCAGAGACAAAACTGTGTCCagaagaaaagtgtgtgtgctgttttggAGCAGGAGCTGAATCTCAGCCAAGTTTTAATTATACTCAAGGAAACAGTGTTTGTGGATATGACAAGAATCCTGAGGGACTCTCAACAAAGAAATCTATATGCACCTTCTTGAAGAACGTCACCTCTTCTGATAATGGGACTTATTACTGTGCTGTGGCCACGTGTGAACAGATCATTTCTGGAAATGGATCAAAACTCCATTCTGATGGTAACTGCATCATATTTCTACATAATGAGCAAATTagcatatctgtgtgtttgatgatggTCCTGTTTGTTCTTAATATACTGTAACACCTTATCAGAAATGATAAATTACTATTAATTACACTTTTACTAACTAGTAACTTTCATCTTCTCCCTTTTTCATGTTATGTAAGCAGAAAGCGGTTTGCATGCACAGAAGGACAACACAGTTCTCTTTCTGTTATGTGCTGCTTTGGCTATAAGTCTGATTGTTATAGCctttctcatttatttaatcaagcAACTCAAGAAAAGTTCATATGGTCATTACGGTAAGCAAAGTCACTCATTCATTGATCTGTCAAACATATattttgcaaaaatgtattcacattaacaccatgtttttattttatattacagCTGATTTTGCTCTACAAGCAAATGCAACAGCCAGTGCTAATCAGGAAAGTCAGCAGGTAAGGTTTAGTGTATAAAGAAGAGATGCAGCTGAAAAGttatcatgtttttctctctacTTGTGTAAATATTAACTTCACTATCCATAATGTTTCCCCAGACAGATGAGGATTCATTGGTTTATTCTGCACCTACCTTCACCGGCAGAC
Protein-coding sequences here:
- the LOC130173735 gene encoding uncharacterized protein LOC130173735 — translated: MLIIFHLLLLLRAGRSIDDQIFESKTVGVGDDVKLTCIRQTSDYDISLFWIRLVSGKFPEILGGTFAFDYDGVNETPRITAKQEPGTFILYISEAELSDTGVYYCMTVQQIDMKFVTGTYLRIKGPEPNITMVIQVPPSNPVRPGDSVAVQCSVLSDSEKTTCPGDHSVYWFRAGADESHPSLIYAHGSSGDQCEKSPEAQSTQKCVYNFSKIVSSSDAGTHYCAVATCGEILFGNGMKLDIEEFNMWDLQKASTALLCATLAISLIVIAFLIYIIKKKTCDCYKAADAATGSGYQRSQQRDEASLVYSAATFTKRKAGKAERRKEKTAEGETVYTDVRTFVTD
- the LOC130173782 gene encoding signal-regulatory protein beta-2-like codes for the protein MLIILYLLLMLKVGRCTDEQIVGSKTVHVGDNVTLTCARKGSGSLFWIRTVSGKVPQVLGKTYSLESVDPRIEATEERETFVLSIKKAKLSDTAVYYCMKIHQQKLIFLNGTDLRVEGTEPDVTTVPTPDPVHTEASVSLQCSTLSDSETKLCPEEKCVCCFGAGAESQPSFNYTQGNSVCGYDKNPEGLSTKKSICTFLKNVTSSDNGTYYCAVATCEQIISGNGSKLHSDESGLHAQKDNTVLFLLCAALAISLIVIAFLIYLIKQLKKSSYGHYADFALQANATASANQESQQTDEDSLVYSAPTFTGRQARASKAGTRDTKTAEEESIYTDVRALGLDK